Proteins from a single region of Paramormyrops kingsleyae isolate MSU_618 chromosome 9, PKINGS_0.4, whole genome shotgun sequence:
- the tspan13a gene encoding tetraspanin-13a, with protein MVCGGFTCSKHALSALNILYVMVSLLVIGVAAWGKWFGLVSSFQVVGGMIGVGSFLFVVALVGLIGAVKHHQVLLFFYMIVLFLVFVVQISVSCACLAINEDQQGQLLEVGWNNSESMQRDVEKTLDCCGFSSVDYNRTCDAACSRDLLCSPCKTKIEEHAEEVLRFVGGVGLFFSFTEILGVWLTHRYRNERDPRANPSAFL; from the exons ATGGTGTGTGGAGGTTTTACTTGTTCTAAACATGCGCTCTCCGCTCTCAACATTCTTTACGTG ATGGTGAGCCTCCTCGTGATCGGGGTCGCCGCCTGGGGAAAATGGTTCGGCCTAGTCTCCAGCTTCCAAGTGGTGGGCGGCATGATCGGAGTGGGCTCCTTCCTCTTCGTCGTGGCGCTGGTCGGGCTCATCGGGGCGGTGAAGCACCATCAGGTCCTGCTCTTCTTT TACATGATCGTCCTTTTCCTGGTGTTTGTGGTGCAGATATCAGTGTCTTGTGCCTGTCTAGCAATAAATGAAGACCAACAG GGGCAGCTGCTGGAGGTGGGCTGGAACAACTCTGAAAGCATGCAGAGAGACGTGGAGAAAACGCTCGACTGCTGCGGCTTCTCGTCCGTCGACTACAACAGGACATGTGACGCG GCCTGTTCCCGCGACCTCCTATGCAGCCCCTGCAAGACCAAGATCGAAGAGCATGCCGAAGAAGTGCTGCGCTTCGTGGGAGGAGTTGGCCTCTTCTTCAGCTTCACCGAG ATTTTGGGCGTGTGGCTGACGCACAGGTACCGAAATGAGAGAGACCCCCGAGCAAATCCAAGCGCCTTCCTCTGA
- the LOC111839049 gene encoding anterior gradient protein 2 homolog, whose product MIRMLLSVLLVLVTISSSLGKPEKPVTKKPKRVPQTLSRGWGDELIWAQTYEEALFKAKSSNKPLMVILHLEDCPHSLALKNVFANNKEIQKIADEDFILLNLMYETTDKHLSPDGQYVPRILFVDPSLTVRADITGRYSNRMYAYEPSDLELLLNNMKKAKKLLKTEL is encoded by the exons ATGATTAGGATGCTGCTGTCTGTGCTCTTGGTCCTGGTGACCATCTCCTCCTCACTGGGAAAACCAGAGAAGCCTGTAACCAAGAAGCCGAAGCGGGTCCCCCAGACCCTGTCCAGGG GGTGGGGTGATGAACTTATTTGGGCTCAGACTTACGAGGAGGCTTTGTTCAAAGCCAAATCAAG CAACAAGCCCCTGATGGTCATCCTTCATCTAGAAGATTGTCCTCATAGTCTGG CTTTGAAGAATGTATTTGCAAATAACAAGGAGATCCAGAAGATAGCTGACGAGGACTTCATCCTCTTGAACCTCATG TATGAAACTACCGACAAGCACCTCTCTCCTGATGGCCAGTATGTCCCTAGAATCCTTTTCGTGG ACCCATCCCTTACCGTCAGAGCTGACATCACAGGAAGATACTCGAACCGTATGTACGCATACGAGCCATCTGATTTGGAGCTCT TGCTCAACAACATGAAGAAGGCCAAGAAACTGCTGAAGACAGAGCTATGA